In Selenomonas dianae, a genomic segment contains:
- a CDS encoding glycoprotease translates to MKEVILQYKAPLLVILCFLLIGIAYAVGRNSAEEQTATEKPAVMTQEQTQDVKALRAQLDISHANANALQQRLTEVQSAQRAPTTTYYVSAPTVERAAQVVERQIREDDPTLPRAAREKSDRTVVTPITQYKDGKQLPTEKQKVDIYKINLRKDHRIKAGASVIDGKALMTVGYEQGRFEALAHFDGGRYKGATVMYNVAEW, encoded by the coding sequence ATGAAAGAAGTAATACTCCAATACAAAGCCCCCTTGCTGGTGATTCTGTGCTTCCTGCTCATCGGCATCGCCTATGCCGTCGGGCGGAACTCCGCAGAGGAGCAGACGGCGACGGAAAAGCCCGCTGTCATGACACAGGAGCAGACGCAGGACGTTAAGGCACTGCGGGCGCAGCTCGATATTTCCCATGCCAATGCGAATGCCCTGCAACAGCGTCTCACGGAGGTACAGTCAGCGCAGCGTGCGCCGACAACGACGTACTATGTGAGTGCGCCAACCGTCGAGCGGGCGGCGCAGGTCGTTGAGCGGCAGATACGGGAGGACGACCCGACACTACCGAGGGCGGCACGGGAGAAGTCTGACCGCACCGTTGTCACACCGATTACACAGTACAAGGATGGCAAGCAATTGCCAACTGAGAAGCAAAAAGTTGACATCTACAAGATCAACCTCCGAAAAGACCACCGAATCAAGGCGGGTGCGTCCGTCATTGACGGCAAGGCTCTGATGACCGTCGGCTACGAGCAAGGACGATTTGAGGCACTTGCACATTTCGACGGCGGGCGCTACAAGGGCGCGACAGTGATGTATAACGTCGCTGAGTGGTGA
- the mraZ gene encoding division/cell wall cluster transcriptional repressor MraZ, whose product MFMGEYTHSIDAKGRVILPADFRQELGVSFIITKGLDGSLFLFPQAAWDEFAAKLRTLSIADPNARAFARFFIAGARTLECDKQGRFLVPANLRAYANIGLKQDVILTGADARIEVWDKEKWLRYAGEVDPNITEISTQLAGYGITI is encoded by the coding sequence ATGTTTATGGGGGAGTACACCCACAGCATTGATGCCAAGGGTCGCGTCATCCTGCCTGCGGATTTTCGGCAGGAACTCGGTGTTTCCTTCATCATCACGAAGGGACTGGACGGCAGTCTTTTTTTGTTTCCTCAGGCGGCGTGGGATGAGTTCGCGGCAAAGCTGCGCACGCTCTCGATCGCCGATCCGAATGCCCGTGCGTTTGCCCGTTTTTTCATCGCAGGAGCACGTACGCTCGAATGTGACAAGCAGGGGCGTTTTCTCGTTCCCGCGAATCTGCGTGCCTATGCGAACATCGGGCTGAAGCAGGATGTCATCCTCACGGGCGCGGATGCACGCATCGAGGTTTGGGATAAGGAGAAGTGGCTGCGCTATGCGGGTGAGGTCGATCCGAACATCACGGAGATCTCGACGCAGCTCGCGGGCTACGGGATTACGATATGA
- a CDS encoding UDP-N-acetylmuramoyl-tripeptide--D-alanyl-D-alanine ligase — protein sequence MELTWNDVLVATNAKVHSGKLRGNDAIPKITTDTRKIETGDLFIALRGENFDGAEFAADALQKGASAVLVGAPLSKSVEKFLKNAKGAVLTVSDTLAAYQAIAHAWRMKFGVPVVAITGSNGKTTTKDLTAAVLSARGTVCRTAANYNNEVGLPLTLLGMTGGDVAAVVEIGMRGLGQIAALAPVAAPSIGIVTNVCEVHMELLGSIENIAKAKAELVQAIPAGGTVILNADDARVVAMRSLAADGVRVLTYGIGADADVRGEALRLTSDGSQFMVTWNNERHDYSIPLVGRHNVSNALAALAAGFVLGYTPQEMQTGLRRLAVTKMRYEVHEVGAWTFINDAYNASPSSMAAALETTANLYEGRKIAVLGDMLELGDAAEEAHRRIGRRAAELGFAALVTYGAQSRWMHTAAEAAGCPVCRHAETHEAAAEHLRTLLRDGDTVLFKGSRGMKMEAVIALLTGEEAGY from the coding sequence ATGGAACTGACATGGAACGATGTGCTGGTAGCGACCAATGCCAAGGTGCACAGCGGGAAGCTGCGCGGCAATGATGCCATCCCCAAGATCACGACGGATACGCGGAAAATCGAGACGGGAGACCTCTTCATCGCCCTGCGCGGGGAGAACTTCGACGGTGCGGAGTTTGCGGCAGATGCGCTCCAAAAAGGAGCGTCGGCGGTTCTGGTCGGTGCGCCGCTTTCCAAGTCGGTGGAAAAGTTTCTGAAGAATGCAAAGGGCGCAGTTCTTACGGTGTCCGACACCCTCGCCGCGTATCAGGCAATCGCACACGCGTGGCGCATGAAATTCGGCGTTCCCGTCGTCGCAATCACGGGCTCGAACGGCAAGACGACGACGAAGGATCTGACGGCGGCGGTGCTCTCGGCACGCGGTACGGTCTGCCGTACGGCGGCGAACTACAACAATGAGGTCGGGCTGCCGCTGACCCTGCTCGGCATGACGGGTGGGGACGTTGCCGCCGTTGTGGAGATCGGTATGCGCGGGTTGGGGCAGATCGCTGCACTCGCACCCGTTGCCGCTCCCTCAATCGGCATTGTGACGAATGTGTGCGAGGTGCACATGGAGCTGCTCGGCTCGATCGAAAACATTGCAAAGGCAAAGGCGGAGCTCGTGCAGGCGATTCCTGCGGGCGGGACGGTCATCCTCAATGCGGACGATGCGCGCGTTGTGGCGATGCGCTCCCTTGCGGCGGATGGTGTGCGCGTCCTGACCTACGGCATCGGCGCAGACGCCGACGTGCGTGGCGAGGCACTGCGTCTGACATCGGACGGTTCACAGTTCATGGTGACGTGGAACAACGAGCGGCACGACTACAGCATTCCACTTGTGGGACGGCACAATGTCAGCAATGCGCTCGCGGCGCTCGCGGCGGGCTTCGTCCTCGGCTATACGCCGCAGGAGATGCAGACGGGGCTGCGGCGGCTCGCGGTGACCAAGATGCGCTATGAGGTGCATGAGGTCGGCGCATGGACATTCATCAACGATGCCTACAATGCAAGCCCGTCGTCGATGGCGGCGGCACTTGAGACGACGGCAAATCTCTATGAGGGACGCAAAATTGCCGTGCTCGGTGATATGTTAGAGCTCGGCGATGCTGCCGAGGAGGCGCACCGCAGGATTGGCCGCCGCGCGGCGGAGCTCGGTTTTGCGGCACTCGTGACCTATGGAGCGCAGTCCCGATGGATGCATACGGCGGCAGAGGCGGCGGGCTGTCCCGTCTGCCGTCACGCTGAGACACATGAGGCGGCGGCGGAGCATCTGCGCACGCTTCTCAGGGACGGGGACACGGTTCTTTTCAAGGGGTCGCGTGGCATGAAAATGGAAGCGGTCATTGCCCTCCTGACGGGTGAGGAAGCGGGGTACTGA
- a CDS encoding UDP-N-acetylmuramoyl-L-alanyl-D-glutamate--2,6-diaminopimelate ligase, with protein MMKRLSELAALLKDARISGDDAEITSIERDSRRVQEGALFVCISGAHVDAHSFIPNAARAGARAILTERETVDVPDGITVLHVANLQEALDVIVPYFYDYPARAMRVIGITGTNGKTTTSYLLRAVLRHAGKRVGLIGTIQVMMEDEVFPTANTTPDVIVMQQLLDEMRTRGMDAVVMEVSSHALDQGRVAGIEFDTAVFTNLTQDHLDYHKTMENYARAKARLFEYVSAQGAKAGKTAVLNADDAASEIMRAHTHCPVISYGVEHDADLMAKGVHLAQDGMELTLVHHGAELPRLHIGITGLFNVYNVLAATAAALAEHVPAADIAEALTVFTGVPGRFELVREGQPFSVIVDYAHTPDGMENVLRTARAVTAGRIIAVFGCGGDRDRTKRPIMGRMAAELADIAILTSDNPRTEDPAAILDEVETGVLPVIGTKPYEKLVDRRTAIFHAVGTARAGDTVVILGKGHENYQILKDKTIHFDDRETAREAIRGL; from the coding sequence ATGATGAAGCGGTTGTCAGAGCTTGCCGCGCTCCTGAAGGATGCACGGATTTCGGGCGACGATGCCGAGATTACGAGCATTGAGCGGGACTCGCGCCGCGTGCAGGAGGGGGCGCTCTTTGTCTGCATCAGCGGTGCTCATGTGGACGCGCACAGCTTTATACCGAATGCGGCGCGGGCGGGAGCTCGCGCCATTTTGACGGAGCGGGAGACGGTGGATGTCCCCGATGGCATCACCGTTCTCCATGTGGCGAATCTCCAAGAGGCTCTGGATGTCATTGTGCCGTATTTCTATGACTATCCCGCGCGTGCGATGCGCGTCATTGGGATTACGGGGACGAACGGAAAGACGACGACGAGCTATCTCCTGCGTGCGGTTCTGCGCCATGCGGGGAAACGCGTGGGGCTCATCGGGACGATACAGGTCATGATGGAGGACGAGGTGTTCCCGACGGCGAACACGACCCCCGATGTCATTGTCATGCAGCAGCTGCTCGACGAGATGCGTACGCGCGGGATGGATGCGGTGGTGATGGAGGTTTCCTCGCACGCGCTCGATCAGGGACGTGTCGCTGGCATTGAGTTCGACACGGCGGTGTTCACGAATCTGACGCAGGATCACCTCGACTATCACAAGACGATGGAGAACTATGCGCGGGCAAAGGCACGGCTTTTTGAGTATGTGTCTGCGCAGGGGGCAAAGGCGGGAAAGACTGCGGTGCTCAACGCAGACGACGCGGCAAGTGAAATTATGCGTGCACACACGCACTGCCCTGTTATTTCCTACGGCGTGGAACACGATGCCGATCTGATGGCAAAGGGCGTTCATTTGGCGCAGGATGGCATGGAGCTGACCCTTGTGCATCATGGAGCTGAACTTCCTCGCCTCCACATCGGCATTACGGGGCTGTTCAATGTCTATAACGTGCTCGCGGCGACGGCGGCGGCTCTTGCCGAGCATGTGCCTGCGGCGGATATTGCGGAAGCACTCACCGTGTTCACGGGCGTACCGGGACGCTTTGAGCTTGTGCGCGAAGGGCAGCCGTTCTCGGTTATCGTGGACTATGCACATACGCCGGACGGTATGGAGAATGTTCTGCGTACGGCGCGTGCAGTTACGGCGGGGCGCATCATCGCCGTGTTCGGGTGCGGCGGCGATCGCGATCGGACGAAGCGTCCCATCATGGGGCGCATGGCGGCGGAGCTGGCGGACATTGCCATTCTGACCTCGGACAATCCACGCACGGAGGATCCGGCGGCGATTTTGGATGAGGTGGAGACGGGTGTTCTGCCCGTGATCGGTACGAAGCCGTATGAAAAGCTGGTGGATCGCCGTACGGCGATTTTTCACGCAGTCGGGACGGCGCGGGCAGGGGACACGGTCGTCATTCTCGGCAAAGGGCATGAGAACTACCAGATTCTGAAGGACAAGACGATTCATTTCGATGACCGCGAGACGGCACGCGAAGCAATCAGGGGGCTGTGA
- the mraY gene encoding phospho-N-acetylmuramoyl-pentapeptide-transferase: MEHLLDLLSPQLRILLTFVTALAMVLFSGVYFLPMLHRLKYGQSIRAEGPASHQAKSGTPTMGGVMIVLAVTAATLLFAPLTVTTLLALFIFLGHFLLGFADDYIKVVKKRNLGLRAYQKLLGQLIIAFVTIFIGSTMLAHDTSVWIPLMGERIDIGILYYVLVIFVLVGTSNAVNLTDGLDGLASGTVAVAALFYAVLMYGTDSGLMAFSTAIIGACIGFLWYNHHPARIFMGDTGSLALGGALAGVAILSHTELLLPIVGFVFFCEALSVILQVVSFQTRGKRIFRMSPIHHHFELGGWSETRVVYTFWAVGAAGALLAWIVVLLS, translated from the coding sequence ATGGAACATCTCTTAGACCTTCTATCGCCGCAGCTGCGCATTCTGCTGACCTTTGTGACGGCACTGGCGATGGTTCTCTTTAGCGGGGTCTACTTTCTCCCCATGCTGCACCGTCTGAAATACGGACAGAGCATCCGTGCGGAGGGTCCCGCGAGCCACCAGGCAAAGAGTGGAACGCCGACGATGGGCGGTGTGATGATCGTGCTCGCCGTGACAGCGGCGACGTTGCTCTTTGCGCCGCTCACGGTGACGACGCTGCTCGCGCTCTTCATCTTCCTCGGGCATTTCCTGCTCGGCTTTGCGGACGACTACATCAAGGTGGTCAAGAAGCGCAATCTCGGGCTGCGTGCCTATCAGAAGCTGCTCGGGCAGCTCATCATCGCCTTTGTTACGATCTTCATCGGGAGTACGATGCTCGCCCACGATACGAGCGTGTGGATACCGCTCATGGGGGAGCGGATCGACATCGGCATCCTCTACTATGTGCTTGTCATCTTTGTGCTTGTCGGTACGTCGAACGCCGTCAATCTGACGGATGGGCTCGACGGGCTCGCCTCGGGAACGGTCGCCGTGGCGGCACTTTTCTATGCGGTGCTGATGTACGGCACGGACAGCGGGCTGATGGCGTTTTCCACGGCGATAATTGGTGCATGTATCGGTTTTTTGTGGTATAATCATCATCCGGCACGCATTTTTATGGGGGACACGGGCTCGCTTGCACTCGGCGGCGCACTCGCGGGTGTGGCGATTCTCTCGCACACGGAGCTGCTGCTGCCCATCGTGGGATTCGTATTCTTCTGCGAGGCACTGTCCGTGATTTTGCAGGTCGTTTCGTTCCAGACGCGTGGCAAGCGCATCTTTCGCATGAGCCCGATTCATCACCACTTCGAACTTGGCGGATGGAGTGAGACGCGCGTGGTCTATACGTTCTGGGCAGTCGGCGCGGCGGGGGCACTCCTCGCATGGATTGTGGTGCTGCTTTCGTGA
- the murD gene encoding UDP-N-acetylmuramoyl-L-alanine--D-glutamate ligase, producing MSYHNQSALVIGAGISGFAAAKYLAAAGARVTLSDAKDEADAEKDAVTQQHIEALRAQGISCVFGAQREELLDGTDLIVLSPAVPERIPLVCAARERGIRVTTEVELAGEIASAPIYAITGTNGKTTTTTLLGELLRAHFPAVGVGGNIGVPLIDVAQETPADGAIAAEISSYQMEATTHFHAHIVAELNVTPDHIVRHGSMEVYQAMKEKLFAAQTAADFLVLNYDDPHTRGMAERAKGKVCFFSRREELTEGATVRADGMIVIRWDGAEHVLIRTDELGIPGGHNIENALAAAAMAFLAGVTPAEMRPVLRAFKSVEHRIEFVRTVDGVRYYNDSKATNTDSAIKALEAFVGHIILIAGGDDKLTDLTEFMALVYARVDELILVGDAAERFAAAALKAGIAAEHIHRAGYHMEEAVRIAHDIAAVPQTVLLSPACASFDMYGGYEERGRDFKRIVNEL from the coding sequence TTGTCCTATCACAATCAGTCTGCGCTCGTCATCGGGGCGGGCATCAGCGGTTTCGCGGCGGCAAAATACCTTGCGGCGGCGGGCGCGCGCGTGACGCTCTCGGATGCGAAGGATGAGGCGGACGCGGAAAAAGATGCGGTAACGCAGCAGCATATTGAGGCTTTACGGGCGCAGGGAATTTCCTGCGTCTTTGGTGCACAAAGGGAAGAACTTCTGGACGGTACGGATCTCATCGTCCTTTCGCCCGCCGTGCCCGAGCGCATCCCGCTCGTTTGCGCAGCGCGAGAGCGTGGCATCCGTGTCACGACAGAGGTGGAGCTTGCGGGTGAGATTGCGTCTGCGCCCATCTATGCCATCACGGGGACGAACGGCAAGACTACGACAACGACCTTGCTCGGGGAACTCCTGCGCGCACATTTTCCTGCGGTCGGTGTCGGCGGCAATATTGGCGTTCCACTGATCGACGTGGCTCAGGAAACTCCTGCGGACGGCGCAATCGCGGCGGAGATCTCAAGCTATCAGATGGAGGCGACTACGCATTTTCACGCGCATATCGTCGCTGAGTTGAACGTAACCCCCGACCACATCGTCCGTCACGGCTCGATGGAGGTCTATCAGGCGATGAAGGAAAAGCTCTTTGCCGCGCAGACGGCGGCCGACTTCCTCGTGCTGAACTATGACGACCCGCATACGCGCGGTATGGCGGAGCGTGCAAAGGGCAAAGTATGCTTCTTCAGCCGCCGTGAGGAACTGACGGAGGGGGCGACCGTGCGTGCGGACGGCATGATCGTCATCCGCTGGGACGGTGCGGAACACGTGCTGATTCGGACGGATGAACTCGGCATTCCGGGCGGACACAACATCGAGAACGCGCTCGCGGCGGCGGCGATGGCATTTCTCGCTGGCGTGACGCCCGCCGAGATGCGTCCCGTGCTGCGCGCGTTCAAGAGTGTGGAGCACCGTATCGAGTTTGTGCGCACCGTGGACGGTGTCAGATATTACAACGACTCGAAGGCGACGAATACGGACTCGGCGATCAAGGCACTTGAGGCGTTCGTCGGACATATCATCCTGATTGCGGGCGGCGACGACAAGCTGACCGATCTCACGGAGTTTATGGCACTCGTATACGCGCGCGTGGACGAGCTGATCCTTGTCGGGGACGCAGCGGAACGGTTCGCGGCGGCGGCATTGAAAGCCGGGATTGCAGCGGAGCACATTCATCGTGCGGGCTATCATATGGAGGAAGCGGTGCGGATCGCGCATGACATTGCCGCAGTGCCGCAGACCGTCCTGCTCTCGCCCGCGTGTGCGAGTTTTGATATGTACGGTGGCTACGAGGAGCGCGGGCGCGACTTCAAGAGGATCGTGAACGAACTATGA
- the rsmH gene encoding 16S rRNA (cytosine(1402)-N(4))-methyltransferase RsmH has protein sequence MSDFHHISVLPEETIEALAVRPDGIYVDCTLGGAGHAGQIAARLSPKGRLIGIDQDEIAIAAARERLADAVCQMSLVRDNFRHLPDILAAAGVSQVDGVLFDLGISSPQIDTAERGFSYMQDAPLDMRMDQRAARSAYTVVNTYTAEELTEIFYTYGEERWAKRIAAFIEEERKSRPIETTGQLVAVIDRAVPKQVRARGGHPAKRVFQAIRIEVNEELTILSDALRDAVHALRTGGRLAVITFHSLEDRIVKRAMQEAARGCICPPHTPVCICGHTPEVRLIGKARAASAAECAANPRARSAKLRVAEKL, from the coding sequence ATGAGCGACTTTCATCATATCAGTGTTTTGCCTGAGGAAACGATCGAAGCCCTCGCCGTTCGTCCCGATGGAATCTATGTGGACTGTACGCTTGGCGGAGCAGGTCATGCGGGGCAAATTGCGGCACGGCTTTCTCCCAAAGGGCGTCTGATCGGCATCGATCAGGACGAAATTGCGATTGCGGCTGCGCGCGAACGCCTTGCAGATGCAGTGTGTCAGATGTCGCTTGTACGCGACAACTTCCGCCATCTGCCCGATATTCTCGCAGCGGCAGGTGTTTCACAGGTGGACGGCGTACTCTTTGATCTTGGCATCTCGTCACCACAGATCGACACGGCGGAGCGCGGATTTTCCTATATGCAGGATGCACCGCTTGATATGCGCATGGATCAGCGTGCCGCGCGAAGCGCCTATACTGTTGTCAATACATATACGGCAGAGGAACTGACGGAGATCTTCTATACCTATGGGGAGGAACGTTGGGCAAAACGCATTGCCGCATTCATTGAAGAGGAACGAAAGTCCCGTCCCATTGAGACGACAGGGCAGCTTGTCGCCGTTATTGACCGTGCCGTACCGAAGCAGGTGCGTGCGAGGGGGGGACATCCCGCCAAGCGCGTCTTTCAGGCAATCCGTATTGAGGTCAATGAGGAGTTGACGATTCTTTCAGATGCGCTCAGAGATGCGGTGCACGCACTCCGTACGGGCGGGCGGCTCGCGGTTATCACGTTTCACTCGCTTGAGGATCGCATTGTCAAAAGGGCGATGCAGGAAGCGGCACGCGGCTGTATCTGTCCGCCGCACACGCCCGTCTGCATCTGCGGGCATACGCCTGAGGTGCGCCTGATTGGCAAGGCACGTGCGGCAAGTGCCGCAGAATGCGCGGCAAACCCACGGGCGCGGAGTGCAAAACTGCGCGTCGCAGAGAAACTATAA
- a CDS encoding cell division protein FtsL, which yields MPARKLYPYEYEEASVPAPPAEIPKEPLIRREVNTNLRNCLRAIFFLIALGAMVVTLLGGIGAKNGYTLLETQQNADQLEQENERLKIEIAQLKSPARIEAIAVDQLHMQVPQNMYFSHEGE from the coding sequence ATGCCGGCACGTAAACTGTATCCCTACGAATACGAGGAGGCGTCAGTGCCCGCACCACCTGCGGAAATCCCCAAAGAACCGCTGATCCGGCGCGAGGTCAACACGAATCTCAGGAACTGTCTGCGTGCCATTTTCTTCCTCATTGCGCTCGGAGCGATGGTGGTGACACTGCTTGGCGGCATCGGTGCAAAGAACGGCTATACCTTGCTCGAAACGCAGCAGAATGCCGATCAACTGGAGCAGGAAAACGAGCGGCTCAAGATCGAGATTGCACAGCTGAAATCGCCCGCGCGTATCGAGGCGATTGCTGTGGATCAGCTGCATATGCAGGTGCCGCAGAATATGTATTTTTCGCATGAAGGGGAATGA